A single genomic interval of Juglans regia cultivar Chandler chromosome 1, Walnut 2.0, whole genome shotgun sequence harbors:
- the LOC108998520 gene encoding uncharacterized protein LOC108998520 codes for MAASSQLLHHLFRPPQSQPPPLPSSCFSLFLRFKPLFRSIASTITITTTLSKSSLPQIPLHSITHFTNFLPTPLFSQSFATLTPSPFLTLSASSAFQGETTKEDDDEEDFDNGIEEYDDEVESGSEDPELGRTDGETSQMMIVSFSSSSPLKLLRLSVNEKNELASYAYNLGKKLKSQLVGKSGVTANVATSFIETLEANELLKVPIN; via the coding sequence ATGGCAGCGTCATCTCAACTGCTCCACCACCTCTTCCGCCCACCTCAATCGCAGCCACCACCTCTTCCCTCTTCctgcttttctctttttctcagATTCAAACCCCTCTTCCGCTCAATAGCCTCCACCATAACCATTACAACCACACTATCCAAATCCTCCCTCCCCCAAATCCCACTCCACAGTATAACTCATTTCACTAATTTTCTTCCAACTCCTCTATTCTCACAATCTTTTGCCACCCTCACTCCCTCCCCTTTTCTTACTCTTAGTGCATCTTCAGCCTTTCAAGGAGAAACAacaaaagaagatgatgatgaagaggatTTTGACAACGGGATTGAAGAATATGACGATGAGGTTGAGAGTGGAAGTGAAGACCCAGAATTGGGACGGACTGATGGAGAGACTTCCCAAATGATGATTGTGAGTTTTTCATCTTCGTCGCCTTTGAAATTGCTGCGTCTCAGTGTGAATGAGAAGAATGAGCTAGCCTCGTATGCATACAACTTGGGGAAGAAGCTCAAGTCTCAATTGGTGGGCAAGTCTGGTGTTACTGCTAACGTTGCTACGTCATTCATTGAGACCCTTGAAGCCAATGAACTTCTAAAGGTacccattaattaa
- the LOC108998624 gene encoding cleavage and polyadenylation specificity factor subunit 2, with protein MGTSVQVTPVCGVYNENPLSYLVSIDGFNFLIDCGWNDLFDPSLLQPLSKIASTIDAVLLSYPDTLHLGALPYAMKQLELSAPVYSTEPVYRLGLLTMYDQYLARKQVSEFDLFTLDDIDSAFQMVTRLTYSQNHHLSGKGEGIVIAPHVAGHLLGGTVWKITKDGEDVIYAVDLNHRKERHLNGTVLASFVRPAVLITDAYNALNNQPYRRGEKENEFGETIKKTLGAGGNVLLPVDTAGRVLELILILEQYWADKSMNYPIFFLTYVASSTIDYVKSFLEWMSDSIAKSFEQNRENPFHLKHVTLLINKTELDNAPDGPKVVIASMASLEVGFSHDIFVEWASDTKNLVLFTDRGQFATLARILQADPPPKAVKVIMSKRVPLVGEELIAYEEEQNRIKKEETLKAALIKEESKASHGADVNVSDPMVIDVSKAHSSPDVAAPHGGKYRDILTDGFVPSSTSVAPMFPFYENASEWDDFGEVINPDDYVIKDEDMDQAGMHVGGNADGKFDDGSASLILDAKPSKVVSNELTVQVKCSLIYMDFEGRSDGRSIKSILSHVAPLKLVLVHGSAEATEHLKQHCLKHVCPHVYAPHIEETIDVTSDLCAYKVQLSERLMSNVLFKKLGDYEIAWVDAEVGKTENGMLSLLPCSKAAPTHRSVLVGDLKMADFKQFLASKGIQVEFAGGALRCGEYVTLRKIGDASQKGGASGPQQILIEGPLCEDYYKIRDYLCSQFFLL; from the exons atgggaACTTCGGTGCAGGTGACTCCGGTGTGCGGAGTGTACAACGAGAACCCGCTGTCGTACTTAGTTTCCATAGACGGTTTCAACTTCCTCATCGACTGTGGTTGGAACGACCTCTTCGACCCCTCTCTCCTTCAACCCCTCTCCAA AATAGCATCAACAATAGATGCCGTCTTGCTTTCATATCCGGATACACTTCACCTTGGTGCCTTGCCGTATGCCATGAAACAGCTTGAACTCTCCGCTCCGGTTTATTCTACTGAGCCTGTTTACAGATTGGGCCTCCTCACAATGTACGATCAGTATCTCGCGCGGAAG cAAGTGTCGGAGTTTGATCTGTTTACTTTAGATGATATTGATTCTGCCTTCCAAATGGTGACCAGACTAACCTACTCTCAGAATCATCATCTCTCTG GCAAAGGGGAAGGGATTGTGATTGCACCCCATGTGGCTGGGCATCTGTTGGGAGGTACTGTATGGAAGATCACAAAGGATGGTGAAGATGTTATATATGCTGTTGACTTAAACCATCGCAAAGAAAG GCATTTGAATGGAACTGTTCTAGCATCTTTTGTGCGGCCTGCCGTTCTAATAACAGATGCCTATAATGCTCTAAACAATCAGCCATATAGACGTGGTGAAAAGGAGAATGAGTTTGGAG AAACTATAAAGAAAACACTAGGTGCTGGTGGAAACGTATTACTACCGGTTGATACTGCTGGGAGAGTCTTGGAACTTATTCTAATATTAGAACAG TATTGGGCGGATAAAAGTATGAACTATCCCATATTCTTTCTTACATATGTTGCGTCTAGCACAATCGATTATGTCAAGAGTTTCCTTGAGTGGATGAGTGATTCGATTGCAAAATCTTTTGAACAAAATCGTGAAAATCCCTTTCATCTAAA GCATGTCACACTTTTAATTAACAAGACTGAACTTGATAATGCTCCAGATGGTCCAAAG GTTGTTATTGCATCCATGGCCAGTTTGGAAGTGGGTTTTTCTCatgatatttttgttgaatgGGCGTCTGATACCAAGAATCTTGTGCTCTTTACTGACAGAGGCCAG TTTGCCACATTAGCTCGTATACTCCAGGCAGATCCACCTCCAAAAGCTGTTAAAGTCATCATGTCCAAGAGGGTTCCTTTGGTTGGAGAGGAGCTAATTGCTTATGAAGAAGAGCAGAACCgaataaaaaaggaagaaacaTTAAAAGCTGCTCTCATCAAGGAGGAGTCAAAAGCATCTCATGGGGCTGATGTTAATGTGAGCGATCCAATGGTCATTGATGTTAGTAAAGCTCATTCTTCGCCAGATG TGGCTGCTCCACATGGCGGTAAATACCGGGACATATTAACTGATGGATTTGTTCCTTCATCCACCAGTGTTGCCCCAATGTTTCCTTTTTATGAAAATGCTTCAGAGTGGGATGATTTTGGCGAAGTCATAAACCCTGATGATTATGTTATCAAGGACGAAGACATGGACCAAGCAGGAATGCAC GTAGGTGGCAATGCAGATGGAAAATTTGATGATGGATCTGCCAGTTTGATACTTGATGCAAAACCTTCAAAAGTCGTTTCTAATGAATTAACA GTGCAAGTGAAGTGTTCATTGATTTACATGGACTTTGAGGGCCGTTCCGATGGGCGTTCTATTAAATCAATTCTCTCCCATGTGGCTCCCCTAAAGCTA GTTCTGGTGCATGGATCGGCCGAGGCCACTGAGCATTTGAAGCAACACTGCTTGAAACACGTTTGCCCTCATGTTTATGCTCCCCATATTGAGGAAACAATTGATGTCACCTCTGATTTGTGTGCTTACAAG GTACAACTTTCTGAGAGGCTGATGAGTAATGTGCTCTTTAAGAAG CTCGGAGATTATGAAATAGCTTGGGTTGATGCTGAAGTAGGGAAGACAGAGAACGGCATGCTGTCTTTACTTCCGTGTTCAAAGGCAGCACCAACACATAGATCCGTTCTTGTTGGTGATCTAAAAATGGCAGATTTTAAGCAGTTTCTAGCCAGTAAGGGCATCCAG GTTGAATTTGCTGGTGGGGCTTTACGGTGTGGCGAGTACGTGACCCTACGCAAGATTGGGGATGCGAGCCAGAAA GGTGGCGCTTCTGGTCCTCAGCAAATTCTCATTGAAGGCCCTTTGTGTGAGGATTACTACAAGATCCGGGACTATCTGTGTTCACAGTTTTTTTTGCTTTAA
- the LOC108998567 gene encoding uncharacterized protein LOC108998567 isoform X1, with translation MASTTATCSPSSLQLRLAFNCRRSPEILFRMRMGKPISRFRVLFVAQDESRNGSASGRRRDWALWVGPDSTVDGFSGWSESDGNDESVESQRKKWFGGVAGVILFSGLTFAALSFSKRNNLRSSQLMEPLNTQQEVSLASDDQNDDVKDGNASGNIKPEDSSLDGGTGTYKDSSSSPGFDENPSKSKSSDDSDCGVSSVQDIVYASNVTDGNKNASIQEDLQDESTFDDTLNLPESENVGDTFVTSGFKDVDNNSPVGTVELSSELTENPVNVKQTNLLVSDANLSELNTDLQDEIYGSSEHQNPNLSLDSSFTTIAHTVNEPVALNGSTSSQLYATLETQDSPENDIETVAQSSTKENPGLVETAQVSAEKNSSSLEGHNFSESESSGTSLSALAYTFANEKDSNHPNEMNRSRSESTYPGNSFSSTGIPAPSVVSAALQVLPGKVLVPAVVDQAQSHALAALQVLKVIEADVQPSDLCTRRDYARWLVSASSALSRNTISKVYPAMYIENVSELAFDDITPDDPDFASIQGLAEAGLIASKLSRRDMLSSLDEDQSLFYFSPERPLSRQDLISWKMALEKRQLPEADRKKLYQISGFIDVDKIHPDACPALVADISAGEQGIMALAFGYTRLFQPDKPVTKAQAAVALATGEASDIVSEELARIEAESMAENAVAAHSALVAEVEKDINASFEKELSLEREKIDAVEKMAEEARQELERLRTEREEGNIALMMERAAVESEMEILSRLRHDVEEQLRSLMTSKAEISYEKERTSQLRKAAEIENQEIARLQYELEVERKALSMARAWAEDEAKRAREQAKVLEEARYRWERQGIKVVVDDDLREETTAGVSWLDAGKQFSVDGTVNRAENLVDKLKTMAMDLRGKSRDIIDKIIQKIALLISNLREWTTKAGKRAEEIQQTAISRASISAQELQQSTAEFNLFLREGAKRVAGDCRDGVEKLTQRFKT, from the exons atggctTCTACGACTGCCACGTGCTCCCCGAGTTCTCTCCAGCTCCGACTCGCTTTCAATTGCCGCAGATCCCCAGAAATTCTCTTCCGGATGCGGATGGGGAAGCCGATTTCTCGGTTTCGGGTGCTCTTTGTAGCTCAAGACGAATCCAGAAATGGGAGTGCATCGGGACGCCGTCGTGATTGGGCTTTGTGGGTCGGTCCCGATTCTACAGTTGATGGGTTCTCTGGATGGTCCGAGTCCGATGGTAATGACGAGTCTGTTGAGTCTCAGAGGAAGAAATGGTTTGGAG GAGTAGCTGGAGTCATCCTTTTCTCGGGGCTTACATTTGCAGCATTGTCTTTCAGTAAACGAAACAATTTGA GATCAAGCCAACTGATGGAGCCCTTGAATACGCAGCAGGAAGTGTCATTGGCCTCTGATGACCAGAATGATGACGTTAAAGATGGGAATGCAAGTGGCAATATTAAGCCAGAAGATAGTAGTCTGGATGGTGGGACAGGTACATATAAGgattcttcttcatctcctggCTTTGATGAAAATCCCAGCAAAAGTAAAAGTAGTGATGATTCTGACTGCGGGGTATCATCAGTACAAGATATTGTATATGCATCTAATGTTACTGATGGCAATAAAAATGCTTCCATTCAAGAAGATTTGCAGGATGAATCAACTTTTGATGACACCCTTAATTTGCCTGAATCTGAAAATGTTGGTGATACTTTTGTTACCTCTGGATTTAAAGATGTTGACAACAACTCTCCTGTGGGTACAGTAGAATTAAGTTCTGAGCTTACTGAGAACCCTGTTAATGTCAAACAAACCAATTTGTTAGTCTCTGATGCTAATTTGTCAGAGCTCAACACTGACCTCCAGGATGAAATATATGGTTCAAGTGAGCATCAAAATCCTAATCTTTCATTGGATTCTTCTTTTACGACTATTGCCCACACAGTCAATGAGCCCGTGGCTCTGAATGGCTCCACCAGTTCACAGTTATATGCAACTTTAGAAACTCAAGACTCACCCGAAAATGATATAGAGACTGTAGCCCAATCTTCAACCAAAGAAAATCCTGGCCTTGTCGAAACAGCGCAGGTCTCAGCTGAGAAGAATAGTTCATCCCTGGAAGGTCATAACTTTAGTGAAAGTGAGTCATCTGGAACTTCTCTGTCAGCGTTAGCCTACACGTTTGCAAATGAAAAAGATTCAAACCATCCTAATGAGATGAATAGAAGCAGATCAGAATCAACATATCCTGGGAATTCCTTCTCCTCCACTGGTATACCTGCTCCATCTGTTGTTTCTGCAGCTCTACAGGTGCTTCCTGGAAAGGTTTTGGTTCCTGCAGTTGTTGATCAGGCTCAGAGTCATGCACTGGCCGCACTTCAAGTTTTAAAG GTCATTGAGGCTGATGTTCAACCTAGTGATCTATGTACCCGTCGTGACTATGCTCGTTGGTTAGTCTCTGCAAGCAGTGCCCTTTCAAG GAACACAATTTCAAAAGTATATCCTGCAATGTATATAGAGAATGTTTCTGAGCTTGCATTTGATGATATCACACCTGATGACCCTGATTTTGCTTCCATTCAAG GCTTGGCAGAAGCTGGACTTATTGCAAGCAAGCTTTCAAGACGGGATATGCTTTCTTCTTTAGATGAAGACCAGAGTCTATTCTACTTTTCTCCAGAAAG GCCTCTATCACGTCAAGACCTTATCAGTTGGAAGATGGCTTTAGAAAAAAGACAGCTCCCTGAAGCTGACAGAAAG AAGCTGTATCAAATATCTGGTTTCATTGACGTTGATAAGATACACCCAGATGCATGTCCTGCACTTGTGGCTGATATATCTGCCGGAGAACAGGGAATCATGGCTCTTGCATTTG GTTACACACGACTCTTCCAGCCAGATAAACCAGTCACAAAAGCCCAGGCTGCTGTTGCCCTTGCAACTGGTGAGGCTTCTGACATTGTAAGCGAGGAGCTTGCACGAATAGAAGCAGAATCAATGGCAGAAAATGCAGTTGCGGCACATAGTGCGTTAGTAGCTGAAGTTGAGAAAGATATCAATgcaagttttgaaaaagagctTTCTTTGGAGAGGGAAAAAATTGATGCTGTGGAGAAGATGGCTGAGGAGGCAAGGCAAGAATTGGAAAGATTAAGAACTGAGAGAGAGGAAGGTAATATTGCCTTAATGATGGAACGTGCTGCTGTTGAATCAGAAATGGAAATTCTTTCACGGCTGAGGCATGATGTCGAGGAGCAGTTGCGGAGCCTAATGACTAGCAAGGCTGAAATATcatatgaaaaggaaaggacCAGCCAACTTCGGAAAGCAGCAGAAATTGAAAACCAGGAGATTGCCCGCTTACAATATGAGCTAGAGGTTGAGCGAAAAGCATTGTCTATGGCCAG GGCTTGGGCCGAGGATGAGGCAAAAAGAGCAAGGGAACAAGCGAAAGTCTTGGAAGAGGCTCGATATCGCTGGGAGAGGCAAGGTATCAAAGTAGTTGTTGATGATGACCTTCGGGAAGAGACCACTGCTGGAGTTTCATGGCTTGATGCTGGAAAACAGTTCTCGGTTGATGGAACGGTTAACAGGGCTGAGAATTTGGTGGACAAGCTCAAAACAATGGCAATGGATTTGAGAGGGAAATCCAGAGATATAATTGATAAAATCATCCAGAAGATAGCCTTGTTGATATCAAATTTGAGAGAATGGACTACCAAGGCTGGAAAACGAGCTGAAGAAATACAGCAAACTGCCATTTCGAGGGCAAGTATATCAGCACAAGAGTTGCAGCAAAGCACGGCAGAATTTAACTTGTTCCTCAGGGAAGGGGCAAAGAGAGTCGCTGGAGATTGTAGGGACGGAGTGGAGAAACTCACCCAAAGGTTCAAgacatga
- the LOC108998567 gene encoding uncharacterized protein LOC108998567 isoform X3 has product MASTTATCSPSSLQLRLAFNCRRSPEILFRMRMGKPISRFRVLFVAQDESRNGSASGRRRDWALWVGPDSTVDGFSGWSESDGNDESVESQRKKWFGGVAGVILFSGLTFAALSFSKRNNLRSSQLMEPLNTQQEVSLASDDQNDDVKDGNASGNIKPEDSSLDGGTALQVLPGKVLVPAVVDQAQSHALAALQVLKVIEADVQPSDLCTRRDYARWLVSASSALSRNTISKVYPAMYIENVSELAFDDITPDDPDFASIQGLAEAGLIASKLSRRDMLSSLDEDQSLFYFSPERPLSRQDLISWKMALEKRQLPEADRKKLYQISGFIDVDKIHPDACPALVADISAGEQGIMALAFGYTRLFQPDKPVTKAQAAVALATGEASDIVSEELARIEAESMAENAVAAHSALVAEVEKDINASFEKELSLEREKIDAVEKMAEEARQELERLRTEREEGNIALMMERAAVESEMEILSRLRHDVEEQLRSLMTSKAEISYEKERTSQLRKAAEIENQEIARLQYELEVERKALSMARAWAEDEAKRAREQAKVLEEARYRWERQGIKVVVDDDLREETTAGVSWLDAGKQFSVDGTVNRAENLVDKLKTMAMDLRGKSRDIIDKIIQKIALLISNLREWTTKAGKRAEEIQQTAISRASISAQELQQSTAEFNLFLREGAKRVAGDCRDGVEKLTQRFKT; this is encoded by the exons atggctTCTACGACTGCCACGTGCTCCCCGAGTTCTCTCCAGCTCCGACTCGCTTTCAATTGCCGCAGATCCCCAGAAATTCTCTTCCGGATGCGGATGGGGAAGCCGATTTCTCGGTTTCGGGTGCTCTTTGTAGCTCAAGACGAATCCAGAAATGGGAGTGCATCGGGACGCCGTCGTGATTGGGCTTTGTGGGTCGGTCCCGATTCTACAGTTGATGGGTTCTCTGGATGGTCCGAGTCCGATGGTAATGACGAGTCTGTTGAGTCTCAGAGGAAGAAATGGTTTGGAG GAGTAGCTGGAGTCATCCTTTTCTCGGGGCTTACATTTGCAGCATTGTCTTTCAGTAAACGAAACAATTTGA GATCAAGCCAACTGATGGAGCCCTTGAATACGCAGCAGGAAGTGTCATTGGCCTCTGATGACCAGAATGATGACGTTAAAGATGGGAATGCAAGTGGCAATATTAAGCCAGAAGATAGTAGTCTGGATGGTGGGACAG CTCTACAGGTGCTTCCTGGAAAGGTTTTGGTTCCTGCAGTTGTTGATCAGGCTCAGAGTCATGCACTGGCCGCACTTCAAGTTTTAAAG GTCATTGAGGCTGATGTTCAACCTAGTGATCTATGTACCCGTCGTGACTATGCTCGTTGGTTAGTCTCTGCAAGCAGTGCCCTTTCAAG GAACACAATTTCAAAAGTATATCCTGCAATGTATATAGAGAATGTTTCTGAGCTTGCATTTGATGATATCACACCTGATGACCCTGATTTTGCTTCCATTCAAG GCTTGGCAGAAGCTGGACTTATTGCAAGCAAGCTTTCAAGACGGGATATGCTTTCTTCTTTAGATGAAGACCAGAGTCTATTCTACTTTTCTCCAGAAAG GCCTCTATCACGTCAAGACCTTATCAGTTGGAAGATGGCTTTAGAAAAAAGACAGCTCCCTGAAGCTGACAGAAAG AAGCTGTATCAAATATCTGGTTTCATTGACGTTGATAAGATACACCCAGATGCATGTCCTGCACTTGTGGCTGATATATCTGCCGGAGAACAGGGAATCATGGCTCTTGCATTTG GTTACACACGACTCTTCCAGCCAGATAAACCAGTCACAAAAGCCCAGGCTGCTGTTGCCCTTGCAACTGGTGAGGCTTCTGACATTGTAAGCGAGGAGCTTGCACGAATAGAAGCAGAATCAATGGCAGAAAATGCAGTTGCGGCACATAGTGCGTTAGTAGCTGAAGTTGAGAAAGATATCAATgcaagttttgaaaaagagctTTCTTTGGAGAGGGAAAAAATTGATGCTGTGGAGAAGATGGCTGAGGAGGCAAGGCAAGAATTGGAAAGATTAAGAACTGAGAGAGAGGAAGGTAATATTGCCTTAATGATGGAACGTGCTGCTGTTGAATCAGAAATGGAAATTCTTTCACGGCTGAGGCATGATGTCGAGGAGCAGTTGCGGAGCCTAATGACTAGCAAGGCTGAAATATcatatgaaaaggaaaggacCAGCCAACTTCGGAAAGCAGCAGAAATTGAAAACCAGGAGATTGCCCGCTTACAATATGAGCTAGAGGTTGAGCGAAAAGCATTGTCTATGGCCAG GGCTTGGGCCGAGGATGAGGCAAAAAGAGCAAGGGAACAAGCGAAAGTCTTGGAAGAGGCTCGATATCGCTGGGAGAGGCAAGGTATCAAAGTAGTTGTTGATGATGACCTTCGGGAAGAGACCACTGCTGGAGTTTCATGGCTTGATGCTGGAAAACAGTTCTCGGTTGATGGAACGGTTAACAGGGCTGAGAATTTGGTGGACAAGCTCAAAACAATGGCAATGGATTTGAGAGGGAAATCCAGAGATATAATTGATAAAATCATCCAGAAGATAGCCTTGTTGATATCAAATTTGAGAGAATGGACTACCAAGGCTGGAAAACGAGCTGAAGAAATACAGCAAACTGCCATTTCGAGGGCAAGTATATCAGCACAAGAGTTGCAGCAAAGCACGGCAGAATTTAACTTGTTCCTCAGGGAAGGGGCAAAGAGAGTCGCTGGAGATTGTAGGGACGGAGTGGAGAAACTCACCCAAAGGTTCAAgacatga
- the LOC108998567 gene encoding uncharacterized protein LOC108998567 isoform X2 produces MVWSSLSWFVGAGVAGVILFSGLTFAALSFSKRNNLRSSQLMEPLNTQQEVSLASDDQNDDVKDGNASGNIKPEDSSLDGGTGTYKDSSSSPGFDENPSKSKSSDDSDCGVSSVQDIVYASNVTDGNKNASIQEDLQDESTFDDTLNLPESENVGDTFVTSGFKDVDNNSPVGTVELSSELTENPVNVKQTNLLVSDANLSELNTDLQDEIYGSSEHQNPNLSLDSSFTTIAHTVNEPVALNGSTSSQLYATLETQDSPENDIETVAQSSTKENPGLVETAQVSAEKNSSSLEGHNFSESESSGTSLSALAYTFANEKDSNHPNEMNRSRSESTYPGNSFSSTGIPAPSVVSAALQVLPGKVLVPAVVDQAQSHALAALQVLKVIEADVQPSDLCTRRDYARWLVSASSALSRNTISKVYPAMYIENVSELAFDDITPDDPDFASIQGLAEAGLIASKLSRRDMLSSLDEDQSLFYFSPERPLSRQDLISWKMALEKRQLPEADRKKLYQISGFIDVDKIHPDACPALVADISAGEQGIMALAFGYTRLFQPDKPVTKAQAAVALATGEASDIVSEELARIEAESMAENAVAAHSALVAEVEKDINASFEKELSLEREKIDAVEKMAEEARQELERLRTEREEGNIALMMERAAVESEMEILSRLRHDVEEQLRSLMTSKAEISYEKERTSQLRKAAEIENQEIARLQYELEVERKALSMARAWAEDEAKRAREQAKVLEEARYRWERQGIKVVVDDDLREETTAGVSWLDAGKQFSVDGTVNRAENLVDKLKTMAMDLRGKSRDIIDKIIQKIALLISNLREWTTKAGKRAEEIQQTAISRASISAQELQQSTAEFNLFLREGAKRVAGDCRDGVEKLTQRFKT; encoded by the exons ATGGTTTGGAG CTCGCTTTCATGGTTTGTGGGAGCAGGAGTAGCTGGAGTCATCCTTTTCTCGGGGCTTACATTTGCAGCATTGTCTTTCAGTAAACGAAACAATTTGA GATCAAGCCAACTGATGGAGCCCTTGAATACGCAGCAGGAAGTGTCATTGGCCTCTGATGACCAGAATGATGACGTTAAAGATGGGAATGCAAGTGGCAATATTAAGCCAGAAGATAGTAGTCTGGATGGTGGGACAGGTACATATAAGgattcttcttcatctcctggCTTTGATGAAAATCCCAGCAAAAGTAAAAGTAGTGATGATTCTGACTGCGGGGTATCATCAGTACAAGATATTGTATATGCATCTAATGTTACTGATGGCAATAAAAATGCTTCCATTCAAGAAGATTTGCAGGATGAATCAACTTTTGATGACACCCTTAATTTGCCTGAATCTGAAAATGTTGGTGATACTTTTGTTACCTCTGGATTTAAAGATGTTGACAACAACTCTCCTGTGGGTACAGTAGAATTAAGTTCTGAGCTTACTGAGAACCCTGTTAATGTCAAACAAACCAATTTGTTAGTCTCTGATGCTAATTTGTCAGAGCTCAACACTGACCTCCAGGATGAAATATATGGTTCAAGTGAGCATCAAAATCCTAATCTTTCATTGGATTCTTCTTTTACGACTATTGCCCACACAGTCAATGAGCCCGTGGCTCTGAATGGCTCCACCAGTTCACAGTTATATGCAACTTTAGAAACTCAAGACTCACCCGAAAATGATATAGAGACTGTAGCCCAATCTTCAACCAAAGAAAATCCTGGCCTTGTCGAAACAGCGCAGGTCTCAGCTGAGAAGAATAGTTCATCCCTGGAAGGTCATAACTTTAGTGAAAGTGAGTCATCTGGAACTTCTCTGTCAGCGTTAGCCTACACGTTTGCAAATGAAAAAGATTCAAACCATCCTAATGAGATGAATAGAAGCAGATCAGAATCAACATATCCTGGGAATTCCTTCTCCTCCACTGGTATACCTGCTCCATCTGTTGTTTCTGCAGCTCTACAGGTGCTTCCTGGAAAGGTTTTGGTTCCTGCAGTTGTTGATCAGGCTCAGAGTCATGCACTGGCCGCACTTCAAGTTTTAAAG GTCATTGAGGCTGATGTTCAACCTAGTGATCTATGTACCCGTCGTGACTATGCTCGTTGGTTAGTCTCTGCAAGCAGTGCCCTTTCAAG GAACACAATTTCAAAAGTATATCCTGCAATGTATATAGAGAATGTTTCTGAGCTTGCATTTGATGATATCACACCTGATGACCCTGATTTTGCTTCCATTCAAG GCTTGGCAGAAGCTGGACTTATTGCAAGCAAGCTTTCAAGACGGGATATGCTTTCTTCTTTAGATGAAGACCAGAGTCTATTCTACTTTTCTCCAGAAAG GCCTCTATCACGTCAAGACCTTATCAGTTGGAAGATGGCTTTAGAAAAAAGACAGCTCCCTGAAGCTGACAGAAAG AAGCTGTATCAAATATCTGGTTTCATTGACGTTGATAAGATACACCCAGATGCATGTCCTGCACTTGTGGCTGATATATCTGCCGGAGAACAGGGAATCATGGCTCTTGCATTTG GTTACACACGACTCTTCCAGCCAGATAAACCAGTCACAAAAGCCCAGGCTGCTGTTGCCCTTGCAACTGGTGAGGCTTCTGACATTGTAAGCGAGGAGCTTGCACGAATAGAAGCAGAATCAATGGCAGAAAATGCAGTTGCGGCACATAGTGCGTTAGTAGCTGAAGTTGAGAAAGATATCAATgcaagttttgaaaaagagctTTCTTTGGAGAGGGAAAAAATTGATGCTGTGGAGAAGATGGCTGAGGAGGCAAGGCAAGAATTGGAAAGATTAAGAACTGAGAGAGAGGAAGGTAATATTGCCTTAATGATGGAACGTGCTGCTGTTGAATCAGAAATGGAAATTCTTTCACGGCTGAGGCATGATGTCGAGGAGCAGTTGCGGAGCCTAATGACTAGCAAGGCTGAAATATcatatgaaaaggaaaggacCAGCCAACTTCGGAAAGCAGCAGAAATTGAAAACCAGGAGATTGCCCGCTTACAATATGAGCTAGAGGTTGAGCGAAAAGCATTGTCTATGGCCAG GGCTTGGGCCGAGGATGAGGCAAAAAGAGCAAGGGAACAAGCGAAAGTCTTGGAAGAGGCTCGATATCGCTGGGAGAGGCAAGGTATCAAAGTAGTTGTTGATGATGACCTTCGGGAAGAGACCACTGCTGGAGTTTCATGGCTTGATGCTGGAAAACAGTTCTCGGTTGATGGAACGGTTAACAGGGCTGAGAATTTGGTGGACAAGCTCAAAACAATGGCAATGGATTTGAGAGGGAAATCCAGAGATATAATTGATAAAATCATCCAGAAGATAGCCTTGTTGATATCAAATTTGAGAGAATGGACTACCAAGGCTGGAAAACGAGCTGAAGAAATACAGCAAACTGCCATTTCGAGGGCAAGTATATCAGCACAAGAGTTGCAGCAAAGCACGGCAGAATTTAACTTGTTCCTCAGGGAAGGGGCAAAGAGAGTCGCTGGAGATTGTAGGGACGGAGTGGAGAAACTCACCCAAAGGTTCAAgacatga